In Pelodictyon luteolum DSM 273, the genomic stretch GATCATGTCATGGCGTTGGTTGGGGGCCCCTCAGGGGAGGCGGCCTGTTGCTGTGATGCTTCGAGCCCTTTACGGAAGGCGCGGGTGTTCATTTCCGCGATGTCGGCGCCTTTCCTTTCGAAGAGTTCGCTGATGCCGGCTTCGAGTCGCTCCGGCGGGATGCCGATGAATGGGGCGGCGGCTCCGAGCACGACCATGTTCGATGCCCGCCGGCTGCCGCATTCCTCTGCGAGCTGCTGGGCGTCGATGAGGATCGGCGCGCCGGTTTCAAGCAGTGAGCGCCGTACCGCCTCTATCCGGGGATAGCCCTCCATGTTGACGACCGGTTCCATTGCGGTG encodes the following:
- a CDS encoding indolepyruvate oxidoreductase subunit beta → MKKNIILAGVGGQGILSIAAVIDLAALHSGLEIRQAEVHGMSQRGGAVESHLRIADREIHSDLIARGTADLVISVEPLEALRQSPWLAPSGRLVTAMEPVVNMEGYPRIEAVRRSLLETGAPILIDAQQLAEECGSRRASNMVVLGAAAPFIGIPPERLEAGISELFERKGADIAEMNTRAFRKGLEASQQQAASPEGPPTNAMT